In Planctomycetaceae bacterium, a single window of DNA contains:
- a CDS encoding type II secretion system F family protein, translating to MLRNPHISWRALSMFSRSMAQMLEAGVEIRKALKTASRNSPDSRLPGLIENVNRRITSGATLADALNENEERFPPLFRDLVNVGEQTGAMPEVFASLSRYYESRLKQVRDFRSAISWPVFQLVIAVGVIGLLIFIVGFLPPQANGEPVDIVGLGLHGATGAMIWLVGSFGLGFALIAGWIFANRNLAGQTFLHPFLLGLPQIGSCMKSFAIARFSWCFALTQQAGMSIRPSLNCSLKATANGAYVMAEPVIWDALQQGETFADAVASSGLFPEDYIQFLETAEQSGTVPEELDRMSHVFESEAVRALQRLASIVSTLVWLFIAGFIIFFIFRIFLTFIMPNYQIDGGL from the coding sequence ATGCTTCGTAATCCTCATATTTCATGGCGAGCATTGTCGATGTTCAGTCGGTCGATGGCTCAGATGCTGGAGGCAGGAGTCGAAATCCGGAAAGCATTGAAGACCGCCTCTCGGAATTCGCCGGACTCACGATTGCCGGGACTCATAGAAAATGTCAACCGGCGCATTACCAGTGGAGCAACGCTTGCTGATGCGTTGAATGAGAACGAGGAAAGATTTCCACCGTTGTTTCGTGATCTTGTCAATGTGGGCGAGCAGACCGGAGCGATGCCGGAAGTGTTTGCCTCTCTGTCCCGTTATTACGAATCGCGGCTCAAGCAGGTCCGCGACTTTCGCTCTGCAATCTCCTGGCCGGTCTTCCAATTGGTCATCGCAGTGGGTGTGATTGGGTTACTGATTTTTATCGTGGGATTTCTTCCGCCACAGGCCAATGGAGAACCTGTTGACATTGTCGGACTGGGGCTGCATGGCGCAACTGGTGCGATGATCTGGCTTGTCGGGAGTTTCGGGCTGGGGTTCGCACTGATTGCGGGCTGGATCTTTGCCAACCGTAATCTGGCCGGGCAAACATTTCTGCATCCGTTTCTGCTTGGGTTGCCTCAAATCGGTTCCTGTATGAAATCCTTTGCCATCGCGAGATTCTCGTGGTGCTTCGCCCTGACGCAGCAGGCTGGCATGTCCATTCGGCCGTCACTGAATTGCAGTCTGAAAGCCACTGCAAACGGCGCCTATGTGATGGCAGAGCCTGTGATCTGGGATGCTCTTCAACAGGGAGAGACATTTGCTGATGCTGTCGCATCGTCCGGTTTGTTTCCTGAAGACTACATCCAGTTTCTGGAAACCGCCGAGCAGTCCGGGACGGTTCCCGAGGAACTGGACCGAATGAGCCACGTATTCGAATCGGAGGCGGTTCGCGCACTTCAGAGGCTGGCCTCCATCGTCAGTACGCTCGTCTGGCTGTTCATCGCGGGGTTCATCATCTTCTTTATCTTCCGAATCTTCCTGACATTCATTATGCCCAACTACCAGATCGACGGAGGGCTCTGA
- a CDS encoding DUF1501 domain-containing protein, with amino-acid sequence MSQKGPGNLTTSPSQASIMNSRTNSQCSSELSELMRPAYSRRRLLQTAAIGFGGIALAGLQSKIAAGDTPAPRLNHPPRAKRVIFCFMSGGVSHVDSFDPKPRLTKDHGKPMPVEIERTQFNNNGSIMGSPFEFTRHGQSGLEISSMFPHLGNVADELAVIRSMTTPVNEHAQGNFLMHSGFPFMGHPSAGAWTCYGLGIENENLPGYVVLQSGGAVPPHGGVSLFSNGFLPAIHQGSILQADKPEAIANISPQETRLLQRRRLNFIRQHDQQFLTRADDDAQVEAAIRNYETAYRMQSAVPELCDISGETPHTLRAYGIDSNDREMAAYGRQCLLARRLAEKGVRFIELSCLTRSIGAGGAANPWDQHGDLERGHRAMAGQIDQPITAMIRDLRERGLLDETLIIWAGEFGRTPFSQGSNGRDHNPFGFSVWMAGGGVKGGSVYGATDEFGYHVVENKCTIYDMWATVLHQLGINHERLTYRYGGRDFRLTDVYGNVLSEVLA; translated from the coding sequence ATGAGCCAAAAGGGTCCGGGAAACCTGACCACCAGCCCCAGCCAGGCAAGCATCATGAACAGTCGCACAAACAGTCAATGCTCCAGCGAATTGAGCGAACTCATGAGGCCAGCGTATTCACGTCGCCGACTTCTGCAGACGGCGGCGATTGGATTCGGAGGCATCGCACTTGCTGGACTTCAGTCCAAGATTGCCGCAGGCGACACACCGGCACCCCGCCTGAACCATCCGCCTCGAGCAAAACGCGTGATCTTTTGCTTCATGTCGGGAGGGGTCTCCCATGTGGACAGTTTCGATCCCAAGCCGCGGCTGACAAAAGACCACGGCAAACCAATGCCCGTTGAAATTGAACGAACTCAGTTCAACAACAACGGTTCGATCATGGGAAGTCCCTTTGAATTCACAAGGCACGGGCAAAGCGGGCTCGAAATCAGCAGCATGTTCCCACACCTGGGCAATGTAGCGGATGAACTGGCGGTTATTCGATCGATGACAACACCAGTGAATGAACATGCTCAGGGCAATTTCCTGATGCACAGCGGCTTTCCATTCATGGGTCATCCCAGCGCCGGTGCGTGGACGTGTTATGGACTTGGCATCGAAAACGAAAACCTGCCGGGCTACGTTGTCCTGCAGAGTGGCGGTGCAGTGCCTCCACACGGCGGCGTCAGTTTGTTCAGCAATGGATTTCTGCCTGCCATTCATCAGGGTTCCATTCTTCAGGCAGACAAGCCGGAAGCCATCGCCAACATCTCTCCTCAGGAGACGCGTTTGCTGCAAAGGCGCCGCCTGAATTTTATACGGCAACATGACCAGCAGTTCCTGACACGCGCTGACGATGACGCTCAGGTCGAAGCCGCGATTCGCAATTACGAAACAGCCTATCGGATGCAGTCCGCAGTTCCGGAACTGTGTGACATTTCCGGAGAAACACCACATACACTTCGTGCATACGGAATTGATTCGAACGATCGGGAAATGGCGGCCTATGGTCGACAATGCCTTCTGGCCCGACGGCTGGCTGAGAAGGGCGTACGATTCATTGAACTGAGCTGCCTGACGCGATCCATCGGTGCGGGTGGCGCTGCGAACCCCTGGGATCAGCATGGTGACCTTGAGCGAGGACATCGTGCCATGGCAGGACAGATTGATCAACCCATCACGGCCATGATCAGAGATCTGCGCGAACGTGGATTGCTTGACGAAACACTCATCATCTGGGCTGGAGAATTCGGACGGACACCGTTCTCGCAGGGCAGCAATGGCCGTGACCATAATCCCTTTGGATTCAGCGTCTGGATGGCTGGAGGTGGCGTGAAGGGTGGTTCGGTCTATGGAGCAACCGACGAGTTTGGATATCACGTCGTCGAAAACAAATGCACGATTTACGACATGTGGGCAACTGTCCTGCATCAGCTTGGAATCAACCACGAACGCCTGACCTATCGGTATGGAGGCCGCGACTTTCGACTCACCGACGTCTACGGCAATGTCCTGAGTGAAGTCCTTGCGTAG
- a CDS encoding DUF1559 domain-containing protein: protein MRSSSSGALKRRSQGFTLIELLVVIAIIAILIALLLPAVQQAREAARRTQCKNNLKQIGLAIHNYEGTYGTTPTSGEHTRNGGTSSEVRIFFPVSFFTAALPFIEQANIYNAWDFNYSYLGAPGSATVGANNRALAKSSIAAYLCPSNGNFDEQGGGGYGQTDYMPIAYANIIDPGQPKTSVSVKGPLADQAYFADGFLSGGARGVGKFRDCTDGLSNTIAVIEDAGRPSNIVGKYPIDLAGNSYTDGCGDGTRRCPNRWADGDTGNGVSGPPNGAVSGVRIINNSSNPKGGPADCPWSTNNCGPNDEPFSFHTGGVQCVLGDGSAHFLSENIDTGVMRRLCDPKDGLVVGEF, encoded by the coding sequence ATGAGAAGTTCGTCGTCAGGTGCTCTGAAGCGCCGCAGTCAGGGTTTTACGCTGATTGAGCTCCTGGTAGTTATTGCAATCATTGCCATTCTTATCGCACTGCTTCTTCCAGCGGTTCAGCAGGCACGAGAAGCTGCCCGCCGCACACAGTGCAAGAACAATCTGAAGCAGATCGGTCTTGCGATTCATAACTATGAAGGTACTTACGGGACAACTCCAACATCCGGCGAGCACACTCGCAATGGTGGTACCTCCAGTGAAGTTCGAATCTTCTTCCCTGTGTCGTTCTTTACCGCGGCTTTGCCATTTATTGAACAGGCCAACATCTACAACGCGTGGGATTTCAACTACAGCTACCTCGGCGCTCCTGGCAGTGCCACTGTGGGCGCAAACAACCGGGCTTTGGCAAAGAGCAGCATTGCTGCATACCTTTGCCCCAGCAACGGTAATTTTGATGAGCAGGGTGGTGGCGGCTACGGTCAGACTGACTACATGCCAATCGCTTATGCGAACATCATCGACCCAGGCCAGCCAAAAACATCGGTTTCCGTCAAAGGTCCGCTTGCTGACCAGGCATACTTCGCCGACGGATTTCTGTCCGGTGGAGCTCGAGGTGTTGGTAAGTTCCGCGATTGCACCGACGGTTTGAGCAACACGATTGCCGTTATCGAAGATGCTGGGCGACCATCGAATATTGTCGGAAAGTATCCAATCGACCTTGCCGGCAACTCATACACCGACGGCTGTGGTGACGGCACCCGCCGTTGTCCAAACCGCTGGGCAGACGGAGACACTGGAAACGGTGTTTCTGGTCCGCCGAACGGTGCTGTTTCCGGCGTTCGAATTATCAACAACAGCAGCAATCCGAAGGGTGGTCCAGCTGACTGTCCGTGGAGCACCAACAACTGCGGTCCGAACGACGAACCATTCAGTTTTCACACGGGCGGTGTTCAGTGCGTTCTGGGTGACGGCTCGGCTCACTTCCTGTCCGAAAACATCGACACCGGAGTTATGCGTCGTCTTTGCGATCCAAAGGACGGCCTGGTAGTCGGCGAGTTCTGA
- a CDS encoding nitroreductase family protein — protein sequence MRQYTEFLPTTDNESIRGAEEFLTLMQRRRTVRHFSDQQIPDCVVNNCLQVALSAPSGANQQPWTFVVVKDVQIRKQIREAAEEEERRFYEHRAPEEWLNALRPLGTDASKPFLETAPILIAVFARSWTPSEGTRSKHYYVSESVGIACGFLIAALHNCGLAALTHTPSPMKFLNHILERPDFERPYLLLAAGRPAAGCEVPDIAKRPFGDSVFYC from the coding sequence ATGAGGCAATACACCGAATTTCTGCCGACAACGGACAACGAGTCCATCCGGGGTGCCGAGGAATTTCTCACCCTGATGCAGCGCCGTCGCACAGTACGGCATTTCTCCGATCAGCAGATTCCCGACTGCGTTGTGAACAATTGCCTTCAGGTGGCACTCTCTGCTCCCAGTGGAGCCAATCAGCAACCGTGGACATTCGTCGTTGTTAAAGATGTGCAGATTCGCAAACAAATTCGCGAAGCCGCGGAAGAAGAGGAGCGACGGTTTTACGAACATCGGGCGCCGGAAGAGTGGCTGAATGCTCTTCGACCGCTCGGGACAGATGCTTCGAAGCCATTTCTCGAAACGGCCCCGATTTTGATTGCCGTCTTTGCAAGGTCTTGGACTCCGTCAGAAGGTACCAGGTCGAAGCACTATTACGTGAGTGAATCCGTCGGAATCGCGTGTGGCTTCCTGATTGCTGCTCTGCACAACTGCGGACTGGCGGCGCTGACGCATACGCCATCACCGATGAAATTCCTGAACCATATTCTTGAGCGGCCGGATTTCGAACGCCCTTATCTGCTCCTCGCGGCCGGACGTCCTGCCGCTGGCTGTGAGGTCCCTGATATCGCGAAGCGACCATTCGGCGACTCGGTGTTCTACTGCTGA
- the mnmA gene encoding tRNA 2-thiouridine(34) synthase MnmA, protein MTGIMAKRVVLAMSGGVDSSAAAVLLKEQGYQVIGLFMRSGESESSCALSSDGLLPVINQSSHRQGCCSAEDAGDARRVADRLGIPFHSLNFQDSFRRIKDYFVEEYLAGRTPNPCVQCNNWLKFGKLWDFAKQVGAEYIATGHYARVIQDAHTGHWQLHRGVDLNKDQSYVLFGIERTLLPQILFPLGTYQKPAIRELAAESGLKVATKKDSYEICFVPDNDYAGFIQRWHGQTETAGTFVDTQGNVLGEHSGYEQFTVGQRKGLGLAFGEPRFVVRIDPQKKQVVLGVPDDLITESVCVDQTNWLVDEPLSAFECETKLRYRSTSIPCRVTPQPGQRAVLTSDETFSAVAPGQAAVFYQGSQVLGGGWIA, encoded by the coding sequence CTGACTGGCATTATGGCGAAGCGTGTTGTTCTGGCGATGAGTGGTGGAGTCGATAGTTCTGCCGCTGCCGTGCTCCTTAAGGAACAGGGATACCAGGTCATCGGATTGTTCATGCGATCCGGTGAAAGTGAATCGTCCTGCGCTCTCTCATCGGACGGCCTGCTTCCTGTGATCAATCAGTCCTCTCATCGGCAGGGATGTTGCAGCGCTGAGGATGCAGGTGATGCTCGACGCGTAGCGGACAGACTGGGGATTCCCTTCCATTCGCTGAACTTTCAGGATTCGTTTCGTCGCATCAAAGACTACTTTGTTGAGGAGTACCTTGCCGGGCGAACACCAAACCCATGCGTTCAGTGCAATAACTGGCTGAAGTTCGGGAAACTATGGGATTTTGCCAAACAAGTCGGTGCTGAATACATCGCGACCGGCCACTACGCTCGCGTGATTCAGGATGCACACACCGGACATTGGCAGCTGCATCGTGGTGTCGACCTGAACAAGGATCAGTCGTACGTTCTGTTCGGGATCGAACGAACATTGCTTCCGCAGATCCTGTTTCCGCTCGGTACGTACCAGAAGCCCGCCATCCGGGAACTGGCCGCGGAGTCCGGGTTGAAGGTGGCCACCAAGAAGGATAGTTACGAAATTTGTTTCGTACCAGACAATGATTACGCCGGATTCATCCAGCGTTGGCATGGCCAGACAGAGACCGCAGGGACATTTGTGGATACCCAGGGGAACGTTCTTGGGGAGCACTCCGGATACGAACAGTTCACGGTTGGGCAACGCAAAGGGCTGGGGCTTGCGTTTGGCGAACCCAGATTTGTGGTTCGGATCGATCCTCAGAAGAAACAGGTCGTTCTGGGAGTGCCGGATGACCTGATCACAGAGTCCGTTTGTGTGGATCAGACAAACTGGCTGGTCGACGAACCTCTGAGTGCATTCGAGTGTGAGACGAAGCTTCGATACCGATCCACTTCGATTCCATGTCGCGTGACTCCGCAGCCGGGTCAGCGGGCTGTTTTGACATCGGATGAGACGTTCAGCGCTGTCGCGCCAGGGCAGGCGGCTGTCTTTTATCAGGGCAGTCAAGTGCTTGGCGGCGGTTGGATTGCGTGA
- a CDS encoding complex I subunit 1 family protein, which yields MLFATQSLAEFFNGIDKLNGYGYLLAAIVHAILLVHVFAISPFAFIWLERKVSGRIQDRLGPTRVGGRFGWLQSLADGIKLVQKEDLCPPAADSMLFRSAPYIVCISSFAAFMVLPFSHGWVAVAADSGLFILLAILSLEVFGIIMAGYASGSKWSLFGGMREAAQMVSYEIPLAICALIPVVSAGTLNLGEIGSMQRGWFTNWFIMHDPFTFIAFFVYFVVATASCKRAPFDLAEAESELVGGFHTEYSGMRWSFFFMGEYASMFAVCAVASILFLGGWNTGIDPIDSALYAARSQAASGEGSALAGYLANVIGALVFAVKGSAGVFVQIWLRWTLPRLRIDQVMTTCLKYLVPISCFLFLAVTIWPLALAQTGQTTLGPALGERVSAALREQAGRTASLPVEQTSEHPDEVDHGDAEHHEGEEHVSARASDSSIATAGLELPGGQQ from the coding sequence ATGCTTTTTGCGACACAATCATTAGCAGAATTCTTCAACGGCATTGATAAGCTGAACGGATACGGCTATCTGCTGGCGGCCATCGTGCACGCAATTCTGCTGGTTCATGTTTTCGCCATCTCGCCGTTCGCCTTCATCTGGCTTGAGCGAAAAGTTTCCGGGCGTATTCAGGACCGTCTCGGCCCGACTCGCGTTGGTGGCCGTTTCGGGTGGCTGCAGTCCCTGGCTGACGGAATCAAACTGGTCCAGAAGGAAGATCTCTGTCCTCCTGCTGCGGACTCTATGCTGTTTCGATCCGCCCCTTACATCGTCTGTATTTCATCGTTCGCAGCATTCATGGTGCTGCCATTCAGTCATGGTTGGGTTGCGGTCGCCGCAGACTCAGGCTTATTTATCCTTTTGGCGATCCTGTCGCTGGAAGTGTTCGGCATTATCATGGCTGGATATGCCAGCGGTTCGAAATGGTCGCTTTTCGGGGGCATGCGGGAGGCGGCTCAGATGGTGAGCTACGAGATTCCGCTCGCAATCTGTGCTCTGATACCCGTCGTTTCCGCAGGCACATTGAATCTGGGAGAAATCGGCTCCATGCAGAGGGGCTGGTTCACCAACTGGTTCATCATGCACGACCCGTTCACATTCATCGCTTTCTTCGTCTATTTCGTCGTCGCCACCGCGAGTTGTAAACGCGCACCATTCGACCTGGCAGAAGCCGAAAGCGAATTGGTGGGTGGTTTTCACACGGAATACAGCGGGATGCGGTGGTCGTTCTTCTTTATGGGCGAATACGCCAGCATGTTTGCTGTCTGTGCAGTCGCCTCGATTCTGTTTCTGGGTGGCTGGAACACGGGCATTGATCCAATTGACAGTGCACTGTATGCGGCTCGCTCGCAGGCTGCTTCCGGTGAGGGATCGGCACTGGCGGGCTATCTGGCGAATGTGATCGGTGCACTTGTCTTTGCTGTGAAGGGTTCCGCGGGCGTCTTCGTTCAGATCTGGCTGCGATGGACCTTGCCTCGTCTCCGAATCGACCAGGTGATGACAACCTGTCTTAAGTATCTCGTGCCGATCAGTTGTTTTCTGTTTCTTGCTGTGACGATCTGGCCGTTAGCGCTGGCTCAGACCGGCCAGACGACGCTCGGACCTGCACTGGGAGAACGTGTCAGCGCGGCTTTGCGAGAGCAGGCGGGAAGAACGGCATCATTGCCGGTAGAACAGACGTCGGAGCACCCCGATGAAGTCGATCATGGAGATGCTGAGCATCACGAAGGCGAGGAGCATGTCTCGGCAAGAGCTTCCGACAGCTCAATTGCAACCGCTGGGCTGGAACTGCCAGGAGGACAGCAATGA
- a CDS encoding NADH-quinone oxidoreductase subunit J, with amino-acid sequence MSGESVLFTIFALATCLSAVAVVVSQTVVRMAFWLIICLGSTAALFFLADADFVGAAQLLVYVGGTLVLLVFGIMLTASGPYQKIETSSGEMVVAGLLGLLFLFMVVASTGKVDWMAGESPAVVEQGPVVGNTLRPLGLSLLGLRPDKDLGAPEDSVKSPAYLLPFEIASVHLLVVLIGAAYLARAKRSKTSSN; translated from the coding sequence ATGAGTGGTGAATCCGTATTATTTACGATCTTTGCTTTGGCAACCTGCCTCAGTGCAGTAGCGGTCGTAGTGAGTCAGACGGTCGTTCGAATGGCATTCTGGCTGATCATTTGCCTTGGCAGCACCGCCGCTTTGTTCTTCCTCGCGGATGCAGACTTTGTGGGTGCGGCGCAGTTACTGGTTTATGTCGGGGGGACACTGGTCCTTCTGGTGTTTGGCATCATGTTAACTGCGAGCGGTCCTTACCAGAAAATTGAAACCTCATCCGGTGAAATGGTCGTGGCGGGTCTTCTCGGCCTGCTCTTCCTTTTCATGGTCGTTGCAAGCACCGGCAAGGTGGACTGGATGGCTGGAGAATCGCCAGCGGTCGTAGAGCAGGGGCCGGTCGTCGGCAACACGCTCAGACCTCTGGGGTTGAGTTTGCTGGGACTGAGGCCGGATAAGGATCTTGGTGCTCCTGAAGATTCTGTCAAAAGCCCTGCGTATTTGCTTCCGTTCGAGATTGCGTCAGTGCATCTCCTGGTTGTCCTGATTGGTGCCGCCTACCTTGCGCGTGCCAAGCGTTCGAAAACTTCTTCCAACTGA
- the nuoK gene encoding NADH-quinone oxidoreductase subunit NuoK has product MSANINSYLLVGAVLFVCGVICMATKRNGIGVLMGVELVLNGANLNFIAFSKFSRLGLDGQVFSLFVIVLAAAEAAVALAIALNFYNNHLTIDVDRANKLKG; this is encoded by the coding sequence ATGTCTGCAAATATAAATTCCTATCTGCTGGTCGGTGCGGTCCTCTTCGTGTGCGGCGTCATCTGCATGGCCACGAAGAGAAACGGTATTGGTGTTCTGATGGGTGTTGAGCTGGTCCTGAACGGTGCCAACCTTAACTTCATCGCCTTTTCCAAATTCAGTCGTCTGGGTCTGGATGGGCAGGTCTTCTCCCTGTTTGTGATTGTGCTGGCCGCGGCTGAGGCAGCAGTCGCTCTTGCGATTGCATTGAACTTCTACAATAACCATCTGACTATTGATGTGGATCGTGCCAACAAACTGAAAGGTTGA
- the nuoL gene encoding NADH-quinone oxidoreductase subunit L, which yields MVGETLRNLLMIAWLLPLVGFAVEIFGGFWGTRQSKLAAWIAVGCIAAGFLSSASALVIWGNTNGWTVLESRDHGEEGHADGDHGGVNHSDGNHGDHGANAATDTYQLASIDEHAASDHSADDHADGQHSDGHEHSGNKQTVYSGTIYTLATFGSLQLSIDYYIDSLTLVMFTMVTLIATCIHLFAMGYMSDELTEEYVDHHAHLANGHHVHRPGRFYRFFAFLSLFCFSMLGLVLAGNIFQVFVFWELVGICSFLLIGFYTERKSASNAANKAFIMNRVGDFGFLIGLMVIWTYFGVFRFGSTTDAEGNIVQAGLFEMIQRDDAGVLATEPITGGVLIHDQTGHPVVGESGIPKTIPYALLIVAGLGVFAGCVGKSAQFPLQTWLPDAMEGPTPVSALVHSATMVAAGVYLVGRFYPMFVQEVLLTIAYVGCITLFMAATIAIVATDIKKVLAYSTISQLGYMMLGLGVFGWGAGLFHLVTHAFFKSLMFLCSGSVIHGCHHEQEMPKMGGLWRKMPITAFTMLVGVIAISGLAIPGTGIAFSGFHSKDAVVASALAFVKANPSHYLLFIMPLLTAGITAFYMFRLWFYTFIGKPRDSHVYDHCHESPAIMTAPLLVLSVFAAFCAFGGEHGPLYLLITGDEPGHVADGIAATTGSLTLPGHGAIHAVHSEAGTMALLAAVTGTLLAYILYGTNLVSPERIKQQLAGVHSFLVNKWHFDELYDGLFMQPAHIVGKFCAWIDRTIFDGILHGAAKVTVVVAQWDRKFDEKFVDGFVNLLASSTQTFALSLRNFQTGRLRQYVMFIVVGVVALFAVLFTTFPR from the coding sequence ATGGTTGGCGAAACGCTGAGAAACCTTTTGATGATCGCGTGGCTGCTTCCGCTTGTCGGATTTGCAGTTGAGATCTTCGGTGGCTTCTGGGGTACCCGACAAAGCAAGCTGGCAGCATGGATTGCTGTCGGGTGTATCGCAGCTGGCTTTTTGTCAAGTGCTTCTGCCCTGGTAATCTGGGGCAACACCAACGGCTGGACCGTGCTGGAGAGCCGCGACCATGGCGAGGAAGGTCACGCCGACGGCGATCATGGTGGTGTTAACCATAGTGATGGTAACCATGGTGATCACGGAGCGAACGCTGCCACTGATACTTATCAACTCGCCAGCATTGATGAGCACGCAGCCAGTGACCACTCAGCCGATGATCACGCAGACGGCCAGCATTCCGATGGGCATGAACATTCCGGCAATAAGCAGACCGTCTATTCGGGCACCATTTACACGCTGGCCACTTTCGGCTCGCTTCAGCTCTCCATCGACTACTACATCGACAGTCTGACCCTGGTCATGTTTACCATGGTTACTCTGATCGCAACCTGTATTCACCTGTTTGCGATGGGGTATATGAGCGATGAGCTGACCGAAGAGTATGTCGACCATCATGCCCATCTTGCGAATGGGCACCACGTCCATCGACCAGGTCGATTCTATCGTTTCTTTGCCTTTCTGTCCCTGTTCTGTTTTTCCATGCTGGGCCTGGTCCTCGCCGGCAATATCTTTCAGGTATTCGTCTTCTGGGAGCTCGTCGGGATCTGCAGCTTCCTTCTGATTGGCTTCTACACAGAACGAAAATCCGCGAGCAACGCAGCCAACAAAGCGTTCATCATGAACCGGGTTGGCGACTTCGGCTTCCTCATTGGATTGATGGTCATCTGGACGTATTTCGGAGTGTTCCGATTCGGTTCAACCACAGATGCCGAAGGAAATATTGTCCAGGCGGGTCTGTTCGAGATGATTCAACGGGATGACGCGGGAGTCCTTGCAACTGAGCCAATTACAGGCGGCGTGTTGATCCATGATCAAACCGGTCACCCGGTTGTGGGAGAATCAGGAATCCCGAAGACCATTCCTTATGCACTCCTGATCGTCGCCGGACTTGGTGTCTTTGCCGGATGCGTTGGCAAGAGTGCCCAGTTCCCGCTGCAGACCTGGCTGCCCGATGCGATGGAGGGTCCGACCCCGGTCAGTGCGTTGGTTCACTCGGCCACCATGGTCGCCGCAGGTGTTTATCTTGTGGGACGATTCTACCCGATGTTCGTGCAGGAAGTCTTACTGACCATCGCGTATGTCGGCTGTATCACTCTATTCATGGCCGCGACGATTGCGATTGTTGCCACTGATATCAAGAAAGTCCTGGCGTACTCAACCATCAGCCAGCTCGGTTACATGATGCTTGGTCTGGGTGTCTTTGGCTGGGGTGCAGGACTTTTCCATCTGGTGACCCATGCATTCTTCAAATCATTGATGTTCCTCTGTTCCGGCAGCGTGATTCACGGTTGTCATCATGAACAGGAGATGCCCAAAATGGGTGGTCTCTGGCGCAAGATGCCAATCACCGCATTTACAATGCTGGTCGGTGTGATTGCGATTTCGGGACTCGCTATACCCGGCACGGGAATTGCATTTTCCGGTTTTCATTCCAAGGACGCAGTGGTTGCAAGTGCGCTTGCCTTTGTGAAGGCGAATCCATCCCACTATCTGCTGTTCATCATGCCTCTCCTGACAGCTGGGATCACCGCCTTCTACATGTTTCGGTTGTGGTTCTACACCTTCATTGGGAAGCCACGCGACTCGCACGTCTATGATCATTGCCACGAATCACCTGCAATCATGACGGCTCCGCTTCTGGTGCTTTCAGTCTTTGCGGCATTCTGTGCCTTCGGCGGTGAACACGGGCCACTCTACCTGCTGATCACTGGTGATGAACCTGGTCACGTTGCGGACGGAATTGCAGCGACCACGGGCAGCTTGACTCTGCCAGGTCACGGTGCCATTCATGCTGTGCACAGCGAAGCCGGAACTATGGCATTACTGGCCGCAGTCACGGGTACTTTGCTGGCTTACATCCTGTACGGAACAAATCTGGTTAGCCCGGAACGAATCAAGCAGCAACTTGCTGGTGTGCATTCCTTCCTCGTCAACAAATGGCACTTCGATGAATTGTATGACGGTCTGTTTATGCAGCCCGCTCATATCGTTGGGAAGTTCTGTGCGTGGATTGACAGAACGATCTTTGACGGCATTCTGCACGGTGCTGCTAAAGTCACCGTAGTTGTGGCACAATGGGACCGCAAGTTCGATGAGAAATTCGTGGATGGATTCGTCAATTTGCTGGCGTCTTCTACACAGACGTTCGCGTTATCACTGAGAAACTTTCAGACGGGCCGACTTCGCCAGTACGTCATGTTCATCGTGGTTGGTGTTGTCGCGTTGTTTGCCGTCCTGTTTACGACTTTTCCTCGATAA
- a CDS encoding proton-conducting transporter membrane subunit: MNPEFLLSAIIFLPAVAAFFLAFFDSRNTDVIRFWSLGATIITFGLTLALWGQFDYANGGIQFAVQIPWVESWNIFYRLGVDGISLPLVLLTGLVSMLAMTASWSITKHVKGYMILFLLLESGMMGVFLALDFFLFYVFWEVMLLPMYFLIGVWGGPRKEYAAIKFFLYTLAGSVLMLIAMLMLYFNSGATTIVST; encoded by the coding sequence ATGAATCCAGAATTCCTGCTCAGCGCAATTATTTTCCTTCCAGCGGTCGCTGCTTTCTTTCTCGCCTTCTTTGATAGTCGCAACACCGATGTGATCCGCTTCTGGTCACTTGGTGCGACGATCATAACGTTCGGCCTGACTCTGGCGCTCTGGGGGCAGTTCGATTACGCGAATGGCGGAATACAATTCGCGGTGCAGATACCCTGGGTGGAGTCGTGGAATATTTTCTACCGCCTTGGCGTGGACGGGATTAGTCTGCCACTTGTCCTGCTGACAGGACTGGTCAGCATGCTGGCCATGACAGCCTCCTGGAGCATTACGAAGCATGTGAAAGGGTACATGATCCTGTTTCTGCTGCTCGAAAGTGGAATGATGGGCGTGTTCCTGGCACTGGACTTCTTCCTGTTCTACGTGTTCTGGGAAGTGATGCTTCTGCCAATGTACTTCCTGATCGGTGTGTGGGGCGGACCTCGAAAAGAATACGCAGCCATCAAGTTTTTCCTGTACACACTGGCAGGCAGTGTCCTGATGCTGATCGCCATGTTGATGCTGTACTTCAACAGTGGAGCAACCACGATAGTTTCAACCTGA